The window CTTCTGCATTTTTCCCAGTAAATTCATATCTACCTGAGTTATCATGTCACTCACCGATCTTGCGGCTTTATCGATTCTTCTCAGATAATCGACTTTTTCACTTTTGGGAACGCTGTCATTTGGTATTTTGATGGGATGTAAGTTGGTGAAAGTGTTTTTTGTAAGATCGATAGATGTGATGATTTTTCCACCTTTTGCTGCTTTACTAACTGCATCTGCGGCAGCCAGTAATGATCTTTCCGAAAGATCATTGGTATAGGCATAAATGGCTGTTGTTCCATAAAAAACGCGAACACCAGCTCCAAAATCTTTCCCGGCAATACTTTGCTTTGTTTTGCTGTCGTTAAAAGAAATGCGTGAATTGTAAGTGTCTTCCACGTAGATCTCTGCAAAGTCTGCTCCGTTGGAAAGTGCCTTATCGATGACCTTCTCGATAAGTTTTCTGTCTAACATTCAACCTCCTGATTATTTATATTATTTTTTGTTTTAAGAATTTAAATATGGTTCTGATGTCAAGGACAAGATTTTATCCAGTGAAATGAGAAGTGAGAGATGAGTGATGAGAGTAAAAGGAGTTTGTCATCATGAGCTGGAGTCCAGTTCAAAAAAACCATGTTTACCTTCTCAATGGTCGAACAGACCTTGTGAATGGTAAACAGCTTCAACCTCTTTCCGAAACATTCTCTCGCAAAATCTTCTTCGTTGGTTTCGGAAAGTTGATGCATGAAACCTTTCCGACAGCTTCTGTAAGAATCTGCGAAAGAAGCTGTGGGAAAGGGATGTAGAACCATTGCGGAGGTCTTCCGCAAGGTTTCGAGGTTGGTTTCTTCGTCTCGATTGAACTTATTGTTTTTACTGATCGTCCACGATCAGATATGTGGAATTTTCGAGACGAAAAATTGTAAATGCTCAGACTCCACAAGACGTGAAACCCAACAAGAAATCATCATCAGCGACAGGCTGAAGCCTGACGCTGAAACGAATAAAGTCCTGCGGACTGATTAACAAACCATTGCGGAGGTCTAACGCCCATCCGCAAGATTATGAGGTTGGTTCAATCGTCTCGATTGAACTTATTGTTTTTACTGATCGTCCACGATCAGATATGTGGAATTTTCGAGACGAAAAATTGTAAATGCTCAGACTCCACAAGACGTGAAGCCCAACAAGAAATCATCATCGGCGACAGACTGAAGCCTGACGCTAAAACGAATAAAGTCCTGCGGACTGATTAACAACCATTGCATCCGCAAGGTAAGGTTTTTTTACTTCAACATCAGCATTTTATTCGTTTTAAAATATTTGTCTGTTTTAAGTTGATAAAAATAGACTCCTGATGCCTGACTGGCTGCATCCCAATTAAAGGTGTGGAATCCTGCTTCATATTCTTGTGAAAGGATTTTCTGCCCTTTGGAGTTGTAAATGGCGAGTGTGCCGGTTTCTCCTTCCTCAATTCCGAATTCAATTGTGGTAGTAGGATTGAAAGGATTGGGTCGATTCTGACTCACATAACTTTTTGCTGGCGTTTCGGGGATTAGGTTAGAATTACTCAGATCAATGGAAACTGGACCATAAATTTCCAAATCTCCACTGTTACTCACGCTTTCCAACCAGTAATAATGAAGTCCTACATTTTGAACCGGCTGTTCATCTACGTAACTGTATTCGGTTGGAACTGATACTGTTCCCATGCCGGGAATTAGAATATTATTTAGTTTGATTGAATTATCTTCCAAACCAGTTTCATATTCGCTTCTGTAAACATTCCAACCCAGATTTTCCAGTTCGGATTCGGTGGTCCAATTCAAGGTTGGAAGACCGTTTTCGATAATTCCGGTGAATGATGAAAGTGTAACGGGAAGAGTCAGGTCATCAGTAATTTTGCATAGTACAACATCCGCCATTGAATTGAATGATTCATCATAAGCACCACTCGAAACCGGAAAGTCACTTGAACCTGTATAACCAGCAACGTATAAGTTATCATTTGCATCAAAACATAAAGAAATACCTCTATCTTCATTTGAGCCACCAATAAAGGTACTTAAGGAGATCTCACTAAGATCATTTAATAACCTGGTGACAAAAATATCTGTGCTACCATTAGCTGAAGTGTCGTAAGCACCGACAGTAGTTGGCCATGATTCTCCTGCAGTTCCCGTGATATAAGGGAAATCATTATCATCTAACAAGATGTAGAAACCATAATCAATTTCATTGCCCCCGATGTAAGTGCTAGCACTCAAATTTGCTAATGTGTTATCAAATTTTGATAAAACTACGTCAGTCTGACTGCCATAGGTTCCATCATAAGCTCCAACTGTGGTTGGGAAGTCGTTTGAATATCCATGACCGATAACAAATATATTATCATTAGAATCAATATCTATTCCATATCCCCAATCACTGGTGCTTCCGCCTAAATATGTCCACGAATCAACACCAGTCATATCAGATTTTATTTTGCAGACAAAAATATCTAAACCTCCATTATGAGTATGGTCATAGCCTATAGTTACTCCACTATTTTCCATAAATGGGTATGAACTTAAATAGCCCGTAAAACCAACAATAAAAATATCATTATTTGAATCCATGGCAATATCTTGACCTTCAGCAGATGATCCGCTATATAAAAAGTAGCTATCTGATAATGTAGATAAAGTATTATTAAATTTCAATACAAATACTTCATAGCCATCTCCGGTTGTATGATTGGCAGAATGACCAACGATATAAATATCTACTGGATTCCCATTCAACAAAATACCATAAGAATAATCACCTCCATTTGTATGACCGTATAAAGTGCTATATGATAACGTAGTTAAGTCATTACTAAAAATACTTACGAAGGCATTCCATCCGCCTGTAGAGGCTGTATGACCAGTCTGATATGCTCCGGACGTAGTAGGATAATTTGTTACTCCGGAAGTTCTACCGTAAGTGTAACCAGTAATATAAATGTTATTGTTGTTATCAATAGCTAAACCTTCTGCTGATTCACCTGCCTCACCACCAATAAAAGTACTAGCTAATAACTGACTTAAATCACCCGATAGCTTACTAACAAAAACGTCTGAACCCCCATCATTGTATCCACCATCATAAACACCACCTGTTGTTGGATAGTTTGTTGAAACTGTGAGGCCTGCAATAAAAACATTACCATTAGAATCAAGAGCTATATCTGATCGGGCTTTATCATTTTCGGAGCTCCCAATATATGTACTGGCTAAAAAGGGATCAATAATTAGTGGTAAATCAAATCTATATGCTCCAACTCTAAAACCATAGCAATCATTTGAAATCAATTTGTACTCAACACCTACAATGACTTTCTCCTTATCAATTATCTGATAGGCAATGGGTTTACAAAATTCCAAAGTTCCATTGTCTGTAGTAGCAACAAGTTGATCATCGATGATACTCAAATAAGAAATATTTTCTAATTCTACAAAAATATCTTCCGCACTGCTTCCGGGATTAATTGTGAATATCTTTTCCACTTTTTGAGAATATGCCTTTAAATCCAAAGAAATACCTTTAACAAATTCTCCATAAGACAATGATTTATATGTATTTAAATCATTAATCCATTTAGTCGGATCATTTCCAGAGAAATAGCTTATGTTCGCATTATGGGATTTTCCTTTTTCCAGTTTGAAATTTATTCCTTGAAATCTTTCTTTCAAGACTATGTTTTTGTTCGTTTCCGATTGTATTGAATAAGTAAGAACACCACCTTTTTCAACGAAAACAATTCCCCCAAAAGTTTGAGCATAAAACGCAACATCTTCATTTTCAATTTGACCTTCATTTTCTATAAAAGGTACGGTCAAATTTTCAAATTTACTGCTCGAAACTGTGTAATTAAATTTTGTTGCAGAACATAAATTAAATACTAACAAAAAAAATAAAAATAAAATAAGCGGCTTTTTCATCATTCCTCCTCTATTTTTTTTTGGTTATTTAACAAATACATTATTTTCTGCATTCAATAACTGAATCAATGTTTACTGTGTCCATTTCAATTTCATGATTGTGCTAAAGTTACGTATGCTAACTTTTTTTGTCAATTTTTTTTGTATTTATATATGCAACTAATAATATTTTTAAGTAATTCTAATCTTTGTTTAGCTTTTAGAAATTTATAATATTTACAATTAAACAAAAGAATTAACAAATCCTTCTTCTATTTCACTCATCACCGAAAAATTTGAAAGGTATAAACTTCATTTATTTAATAAATGAAATTGTTGCTATCTTACTCGTCCAAAACCTTATCCAGCAAAGCCCACGAATTCATTCGTGGGAATCTTGATACCAGAAATATATCGGACAACGGTTTCAACCGTTTGCACAAATAATAAACCATTGAAATGGTTACTATAAAAGGCTTTGTTTGCTTTTCCCATGAATAACCCAGTGAAATTGAATTGATTTCACAGGTTAAAAATTCATGGGCTTGAAAAAAATGAAATTATTGTGTTTTTTTTGTTGCTTACTGGAAAATAAATATTTTTCGGGTGGATGCGTGTTTTAATCTAAAACTATAATATTAATTTTTTTTTAAAACTAAATTTATTATTAAAAATTCTAGCTAAATTTAATATTTCTATTTAATTTGACAAATCGACCCTGCGAAAGAGATTGGCATGAAAATACGGTAGTTTTAAGGTGATATAAGATAGATGAAAAAAAGTATTGTCGCAATAGTAGGAAGACCAAACGTAGGAAAGAGTACATTATTCAATAGAATCTGCCGCAAACGCAGTGCTATTGTGGATTTTGAAGAAGGCGTCACCAGAGATCGCAAATACGAAGAAGCGGAATGGTCTGGTCATTCCTTTATCGTCGTCGATACCGGTGGTATCATTCCAAAATCAAATAATAAAATCGATCAGGCTGTAAAATTTCAGGCAGAAGTCGCTATCGATGAAGCAGATTTCATTCTTTTTGTTGTCGATGTAAAAACCGGTCCTACCGAT is drawn from Candidatus Cloacimonadota bacterium and contains these coding sequences:
- a CDS encoding SBBP repeat-containing protein, coding for MKKPLILFLFFLLVFNLCSATKFNYTVSSSKFENLTVPFIENEGQIENEDVAFYAQTFGGIVFVEKGGVLTYSIQSETNKNIVLKERFQGINFKLEKGKSHNANISYFSGNDPTKWINDLNTYKSLSYGEFVKGISLDLKAYSQKVEKIFTINPGSSAEDIFVELENISYLSIIDDQLVATTDNGTLEFCKPIAYQIIDKEKVIVGVEYKLISNDCYGFRVGAYRFDLPLIIDPFLASTYIGSSENDKARSDIALDSNGNVFIAGLTVSTNYPTTGGVYDGGYNDGGSDVFVSKLSGDLSQLLASTFIGGEAGESAEGLAIDNNNNIYITGYTYGRTSGVTNYPTTSGAYQTGHTASTGGWNAFVSIFSNDLTTLSYSTLYGHTNGGDYSYGILLNGNPVDIYIVGHSANHTTGDGYEVFVLKFNNTLSTLSDSYFLYSGSSAEGQDIAMDSNNDIFIVGFTGYLSSYPFMENSGVTIGYDHTHNGGLDIFVCKIKSDMTGVDSWTYLGGSTSDWGYGIDIDSNDNIFVIGHGYSNDFPTTVGAYDGTYGSQTDVVLSKFDNTLANLSASTYIGGNEIDYGFYILLDDNDFPYITGTAGESWPTTVGAYDTSANGSTDIFVTRLLNDLSEISLSTFIGGSNEDRGISLCFDANDNLYVAGYTGSSDFPVSSGAYDESFNSMADVVLCKITDDLTLPVTLSSFTGIIENGLPTLNWTTESELENLGWNVYRSEYETGLEDNSIKLNNILIPGMGTVSVPTEYSYVDEQPVQNVGLHYYWLESVSNSGDLEIYGPVSIDLSNSNLIPETPAKSYVSQNRPNPFNPTTTIEFGIEEGETGTLAIYNSKGQKILSQEYEAGFHTFNWDAASQASGVYFYQLKTDKYFKTNKMLMLK